In Dolichospermum flos-aquae CCAP 1403/13F, the following proteins share a genomic window:
- a CDS encoding NB-ARC domain-containing protein, translated as MKIVDNIPQIPDDFIIEVANKHNVSKTELEALLLALKNYAGAEIAQKLNISQPAVRKRLGESYRKLGIEGSGNKKIYNLKQKLFTQYQGTQENVLTSTEDWGEAVDVEGFRGRNEEILELEEWIVGNDTMRCRLVAVLGMGGIGKTVIAAKVAKQVQPKFDYLIWRSLRNAPPLEEILSQLLGFLPSNHTENFLAISENNKILLLIDILRKHKCLIILDNVESVLRSSEGKTQGWAGEYEPGYENYGYFFKKIAEASHDSCLLITSREKPKEVAALEGKNLPVKVLQLNSLKLAEAREILLDKGCTCDDEKLQELVNRYSGNPLALKIVATTVYDLFSNNIAEFLKEMKEASAAYGDIRTLLDTQFNRLSELEQHVMYRLALRREYISLTDIKSDVKNNVKTPDAESKILEIIESLLRRSLIEKEANTSRFGQQSVVMEYINDRYIEQATYDISDINEKKNWSLLMPTP; from the coding sequence ATGAAGATTGTAGATAATATACCTCAGATTCCTGATGATTTCATTATAGAAGTGGCTAACAAACACAATGTTAGCAAAACCGAGCTAGAGGCATTACTTTTAGCATTAAAAAATTACGCTGGTGCAGAAATTGCCCAGAAACTTAATATTTCTCAACCGGCGGTGAGAAAAAGATTAGGAGAAAGTTATCGTAAATTAGGTATAGAAGGGAGCGGTAATAAAAAAATTTATAACTTGAAACAGAAATTATTTACTCAGTATCAAGGTACTCAAGAAAATGTCCTTACCTCAACAGAAGATTGGGGTGAAGCCGTTGATGTAGAAGGTTTTCGGGGTCGAAATGAAGAAATCTTAGAGTTAGAAGAATGGATAGTTGGTAATGATACCATGCGGTGTCGTTTAGTGGCAGTGCTGGGAATGGGTGGAATTGGTAAGACTGTGATAGCAGCTAAAGTTGCCAAACAAGTTCAGCCAAAGTTTGATTATTTGATTTGGCGATCGCTCCGCAATGCACCACCGTTAGAGGAAATTCTCAGTCAACTTTTAGGATTTTTACCCTCTAATCATACTGAAAATTTCTTAGCAATTAGTGAAAACAATAAAATACTTTTACTAATTGATATTTTAAGAAAACATAAATGCCTAATTATTTTAGATAATGTGGAATCGGTGCTACGTAGTAGTGAAGGCAAAACTCAGGGATGGGCTGGTGAATATGAACCAGGGTATGAAAACTATGGCTACTTTTTTAAAAAGATAGCAGAAGCATCACATGATAGTTGTTTATTAATCACTAGTCGTGAAAAGCCAAAAGAAGTAGCTGCACTAGAAGGTAAAAATCTGCCTGTAAAAGTGTTACAGTTAAATAGCCTCAAATTAGCAGAAGCCAGAGAAATTTTGCTAGATAAAGGTTGCACTTGTGATGATGAAAAACTACAAGAATTAGTCAACAGATATTCTGGTAATCCTTTAGCTTTAAAAATAGTTGCCACTACAGTTTATGATTTATTCAGCAATAATATTGCTGAATTTTTAAAAGAAATGAAGGAAGCAAGTGCTGCTTATGGAGATATTCGCACGCTTTTAGATACACAGTTTAACCGTCTATCAGAATTAGAACAACACGTAATGTATCGTCTAGCATTACGTCGTGAATATATCTCATTGACAGACATAAAAAGCGATGTAAAAAATAATGTAAAAACACCAGATGCAGAATCTAAAATACTAGAAATTATTGAATCATTGTTACGGCGATCGCTAATTGAAAAAGAAGCAAATACTAGTAGATTTGGGCAGCAGTCTGTGGTGATGGAATATATTAATGACCGCTACATTGAACAGGCAACTTATGACATTTCTGACATTAATGAAAAAAAAAACTGGAGTTTATTAATGCCCACCCCTTAA